In Burkholderia sp. WP9, a genomic segment contains:
- the trxA gene encoding thioredoxin produces the protein MDTTLATFEQDVITASTLAPVLVDFWAPWCGPCKTLGPMLEKLEAEAAGKWKLVKVNVDENQELAAHFQVRSIPHVMAFADGQPVDQFVGVLPEGQLREFIERLVPQGADAARLEAQTALAEGRRDDAYDALQAALAYDPGFDEARMDRIEMLLEDNRIDEVRNEIELLSPKTTQGIDARFNAIKTRLDAVDAAAALPPTDALEAKVAADPTDLEARFDLASAFIARLKYAEALEQLLAIVQCDRTFRDDIGRKTMLSVFDLAAHQPELVAQWRRKLSAALY, from the coding sequence ATGGACACCACTCTGGCCACTTTCGAACAGGACGTCATCACGGCGTCGACACTGGCCCCCGTGCTGGTCGATTTCTGGGCGCCCTGGTGCGGCCCGTGCAAGACCCTCGGCCCGATGCTCGAAAAGCTCGAAGCCGAAGCCGCCGGCAAATGGAAGCTGGTAAAAGTCAACGTAGACGAAAACCAGGAACTGGCCGCGCACTTCCAGGTGCGCAGCATTCCGCACGTCATGGCCTTTGCTGACGGACAGCCGGTCGATCAGTTTGTCGGCGTGCTGCCTGAAGGCCAGTTGCGCGAGTTTATCGAGCGGCTTGTGCCGCAAGGCGCTGACGCCGCGCGTCTGGAGGCGCAAACCGCGCTGGCCGAAGGCCGCCGCGACGATGCCTACGACGCGCTGCAAGCCGCCCTCGCCTACGACCCGGGTTTCGACGAAGCACGCATGGACCGCATTGAAATGCTGCTCGAAGACAACCGTATCGACGAGGTCCGCAACGAAATCGAACTGCTGTCACCGAAAACCACGCAAGGTATCGACGCGCGTTTCAACGCGATCAAGACGCGCCTCGACGCCGTGGACGCCGCCGCGGCCTTGCCGCCGACCGATGCGCTGGAAGCCAAGGTCGCCGCCGACCCAACCGATCTCGAAGCGCGCTTCGATCTGGCCAGCGCGTTCATCGCCCGCCTCAAATACGCGGAAGCGCTCGAACAACTGCTGGCGATCGTGCAATGCGACCGCACGTTCCGTGACGATATCGGCCGTAAGACAATGCTGTCGGTGTTCGATCTGGCCGCGCATCAGCCGGAGCTGGTGGCGCAATGGCGGCGCAAGCTGAGCGCCGCGCTGTACTGA
- the queG gene encoding tRNA epoxyqueuosine(34) reductase QueG, protein MNRSPESPVSCPPASDDDARAERHFDETALNALALNIKTWGRELGFGAIGISDTDLSAAEAPLAAWLEAGCHGEMDYMAKHGMKRARPAELVAGTRRVITARIAYLPAQTLSGKAPESALHDGPLMRDSRDWRAAEHARLADPSAAVVSIYARGRDYHKVMRNRLQHLAEKIEAEIGAFGYRVFTDSAPVLEVELAQKAGIGWRGKHTLLLQRDAGSLFFLGEIYVDVPLPTDAETSPEVAPETPGSHCGSCTRCLGACPTGAIVAPYKVDARLCISYLTIELKGSIPLEMRPLIGNRVYGCDDCQLVCPWNKFAQAAPVADFDVRHGLDRASLVELFSWSADEFDTRMQGSAIRRIGYESWLRNLAVGMGNALRASRDTLSEPAREAIVQALKSRAGDASAVVREHVEWALEAA, encoded by the coding sequence ATGAACCGAAGTCCGGAGTCCCCTGTTTCCTGCCCGCCTGCGTCTGACGACGATGCGCGTGCCGAGCGTCATTTCGATGAAACGGCGCTGAATGCGCTCGCGCTGAACATCAAAACGTGGGGCCGTGAACTGGGTTTCGGAGCAATCGGCATTAGCGACACCGATCTCTCCGCGGCCGAAGCGCCGCTTGCAGCCTGGCTGGAAGCGGGGTGCCACGGCGAGATGGATTATATGGCGAAACACGGCATGAAACGCGCGCGGCCCGCCGAGCTTGTGGCCGGCACGCGACGTGTGATTACCGCGCGCATCGCTTATTTGCCCGCTCAGACACTGAGCGGAAAGGCGCCCGAAAGCGCTTTGCATGACGGCCCGCTGATGCGGGACAGCCGGGACTGGCGCGCAGCCGAGCATGCGCGGCTCGCGGACCCGTCGGCGGCGGTGGTGTCGATCTATGCGCGCGGCCGCGACTATCACAAGGTCATGCGTAACCGTCTGCAACATCTCGCCGAAAAAATCGAGGCGGAGATCGGCGCATTTGGCTACCGCGTATTTACCGATTCGGCGCCGGTGCTGGAGGTAGAACTTGCCCAGAAGGCCGGCATCGGCTGGCGCGGCAAGCACACGCTGCTGTTGCAGCGCGACGCCGGGTCGCTGTTTTTTCTCGGCGAAATCTATGTCGATGTGCCGTTGCCGACGGATGCCGAAACCTCGCCCGAGGTCGCGCCCGAAACGCCGGGCTCGCACTGCGGCAGTTGCACACGTTGCCTCGGCGCCTGTCCGACCGGCGCGATCGTCGCGCCTTACAAGGTCGATGCGCGTTTGTGCATCTCCTATCTGACGATCGAATTGAAGGGCAGCATTCCGCTGGAAATGCGGCCGCTGATCGGCAATCGCGTGTACGGTTGCGACGATTGTCAGCTCGTGTGCCCATGGAACAAGTTCGCACAGGCCGCGCCGGTCGCCGATTTCGACGTGCGGCATGGACTAGATCGCGCGTCACTTGTCGAGCTTTTCTCGTGGAGCGCGGACGAGTTCGATACGCGCATGCAGGGCAGTGCGATTCGCCGGATCGGCTATGAGAGCTGGCTGCGCAATCTCGCGGTGGGCATGGGCAACGCGCTGCGTGCGTCGCGCGATACGTTGAGCGAGCCGGCGCGCGAGGCGATCGTGCAGGCGCTGAAATCGCGGGCCGGCGACGCTTCGGCCGTTGTGCGCGAGCATGTGGAATGGGCGTTGGAAGCGGCGTAA
- a CDS encoding N-acetylmuramoyl-L-alanine amidase: MSRKMLIKPFRSIESAATATHNWRRRQILRAGASTLVLGLVAPRLAWASSVLGVRVWPARDYTRVTIESDQPLQNAQQLLQGPDRLVVDLSGLDLDQALKDLVSKITPNDPQIQSVRVGQYQPHVVRMVFDLKGSVKPQVFTLPPVGAYKYRLVFDLYPAVAPDPLMDLLAQTERKQQTLNDQNAAPPPATLSGPGTTPPAADNSEAFFERYAQNGGSGSTPSVPRPPVHVTPTPAPPIVGKPATPPAPSTAIARNKGNSASTLGADDAGSDDTYAFTTPKSGKSNTVRLLTVAIDPGHGGEDPGAIGGSGTYEKHVALDIAKKLRAKIDAQPNMRSMMTRDADFFVPLNVRVQKARRVGADLFVSIHADAFTTPDAKGSSVFALSEHGASSAAARWMANKENSSDEIGGINIKSADATVNRALFDMSTTAQIRDSMRYGNFVLKEIGGINKLHKGSVEQAGFAVLKAPDIPSILVETAFISNPDEERRLNDDAYRDKMADAIMTGIKRYFAANPPLAKNRMT; encoded by the coding sequence ATGTCTCGAAAGATGTTGATCAAACCGTTCCGCTCGATCGAATCGGCGGCTACCGCAACGCATAACTGGCGGCGCCGGCAGATTCTGCGCGCGGGTGCGTCCACGCTCGTGCTCGGCCTCGTCGCGCCGCGTCTCGCGTGGGCCAGCTCGGTGCTCGGCGTGCGGGTCTGGCCCGCGCGCGACTACACGCGCGTCACGATCGAATCCGATCAACCTTTGCAGAACGCCCAGCAGTTGCTGCAGGGACCGGACCGGCTGGTGGTCGATCTGAGCGGCCTCGATCTGGATCAGGCGCTCAAGGACCTCGTGTCGAAGATCACGCCGAACGATCCGCAAATTCAATCGGTGCGTGTGGGGCAATATCAGCCGCATGTGGTGCGCATGGTGTTCGACCTGAAGGGCTCGGTGAAGCCGCAGGTGTTCACGCTGCCACCGGTCGGCGCATACAAATACCGGCTCGTGTTCGACCTGTATCCCGCGGTCGCGCCCGATCCGTTGATGGATCTGCTCGCGCAGACAGAACGCAAGCAGCAGACGCTGAACGACCAGAACGCCGCGCCACCGCCCGCCACCTTGAGTGGCCCGGGCACCACGCCGCCCGCCGCCGACAACAGCGAGGCATTCTTCGAGCGTTACGCGCAGAACGGCGGCAGCGGGTCCACGCCGAGCGTGCCGCGTCCGCCGGTGCATGTCACGCCAACGCCTGCACCGCCGATCGTCGGCAAGCCCGCCACGCCGCCGGCGCCGTCCACGGCCATCGCGCGCAATAAAGGCAACAGCGCCAGCACGCTGGGCGCGGACGACGCCGGCAGCGACGATACCTACGCATTCACCACGCCCAAATCCGGCAAGAGCAACACGGTGCGTTTGCTGACCGTCGCGATCGATCCGGGTCACGGCGGCGAAGACCCGGGCGCGATCGGCGGCTCGGGCACCTACGAGAAACACGTCGCGCTCGACATCGCCAAGAAGCTGCGCGCGAAGATCGACGCGCAACCGAACATGCGCTCCATGATGACGCGCGACGCCGACTTCTTCGTGCCGCTGAACGTACGTGTGCAGAAAGCGCGCCGCGTCGGCGCGGACCTGTTCGTATCGATCCACGCCGACGCGTTCACCACGCCCGACGCCAAGGGCTCGTCGGTGTTCGCGCTGTCCGAGCATGGCGCGTCGAGCGCCGCGGCGCGCTGGATGGCGAACAAGGAGAACTCGTCGGATGAGATCGGCGGGATCAATATCAAGTCCGCCGACGCCACCGTCAACCGCGCGCTGTTCGATATGTCCACTACCGCGCAGATTCGCGACTCGATGCGCTACGGCAACTTCGTGCTGAAGGAAATCGGCGGCATCAACAAGCTGCACAAGGGCTCGGTCGAACAGGCGGGGTTCGCGGTGCTGAAGGCGCCGGACATTCCGTCGATCCTCGTGGAAACCGCCTTCATCAGTAACCCGGACGAAGAGCGCCGCCTGAACGACGACGCGTATCGCGACAAGATGGCCGATGCGATCATGACCGGCATCAAGCGCTATTTCGCGGCGAATCCGCCGCTCGCGAAGAACCGCATGACGTGA
- the tsaE gene encoding tRNA (adenosine(37)-N6)-threonylcarbamoyltransferase complex ATPase subunit type 1 TsaE, which produces MPDNPDLAIQPPANVLLERTFALADEAATLAFGERFAKAIESVREASQHAPGVQDNTAFHGLQVQLVGDLGAGKTTLVRATLRGLGHTGRVRSPTYTLVEPYVLERPSGELALYHFDLYRFTDPAEWADAGFREYFDSGAVCLVEWPQRAGRLLGVPDLVFSLDLDNENQGDGRVLVARAYSEPGKACLERC; this is translated from the coding sequence ATGCCTGACAATCCCGATCTCGCGATCCAACCGCCCGCCAATGTCCTGCTCGAACGCACCTTCGCGCTCGCGGACGAAGCCGCCACACTCGCGTTCGGCGAGCGCTTCGCGAAGGCGATCGAAAGCGTGCGTGAAGCGTCGCAACACGCGCCGGGCGTTCAAGACAACACGGCATTCCACGGGCTGCAAGTGCAACTCGTCGGCGATCTTGGCGCCGGCAAAACCACCCTCGTGCGCGCCACCTTGCGCGGCCTCGGCCACACCGGCCGCGTGCGCAGTCCCACCTACACACTCGTCGAACCCTACGTGCTCGAACGCCCCAGCGGGGAACTCGCGCTCTATCACTTCGATCTGTACAGATTCACCGATCCGGCCGAATGGGCCGACGCGGGCTTTCGCGAGTACTTCGACAGCGGCGCCGTCTGTCTCGTCGAATGGCCGCAACGCGCGGGGCGTCTCTTAGGCGTGCCGGATCTCGTCTTCTCGCTCGACCTCGACAATGAGAACCAAGGCGACGGCCGTGTACTCGTCGCACGGGCATACAGCGAACCAGGAAAGGCATGTCTCGAAAGATGTTGA
- a CDS encoding pirin family protein, giving the protein MSSSIKAVLKPHLRDVGSLTVRRVLPAMAARLIGPFIFFDHMGPATLEPGVGLDVRPHPHIGLATVTYLFEGAIMHRDSLGSAQKIVPGDVNWMTAGRGIVHSERTPEGDRASGLTMHGIQTWVALPLEDEEIEPSFAHHAADTLPVVERNGVTLRVIAGTAFGATSPVATFSGTLYVAGEFAPGGAFALEPEHEERGVYLVDGDLEIDGTPLEVGQMAVLALDETVTLASTHGARVMLLGGEKLEGERFIEWNFVASSREKIEAAKLAWTNQEMGKVPGETEWIPLPQRK; this is encoded by the coding sequence ATGTCTTCCTCGATCAAAGCAGTCCTCAAGCCGCACCTGCGCGACGTCGGCAGTCTGACCGTGCGGCGCGTGCTGCCGGCCATGGCGGCGCGTCTGATCGGTCCGTTCATCTTCTTCGACCATATGGGCCCGGCCACCCTCGAACCCGGTGTCGGCCTCGACGTGCGCCCGCATCCGCATATCGGCCTCGCCACGGTGACCTATCTGTTCGAAGGCGCGATCATGCATCGCGACAGCCTCGGCTCGGCGCAGAAGATCGTCCCCGGCGACGTCAACTGGATGACGGCCGGGCGCGGTATCGTCCACTCCGAGCGCACGCCGGAAGGGGACCGCGCGAGCGGCCTGACCATGCACGGCATTCAGACGTGGGTCGCGCTGCCGCTCGAAGACGAAGAGATCGAGCCATCGTTCGCCCATCACGCGGCGGACACGCTGCCGGTGGTCGAGCGCAACGGCGTGACGCTGCGGGTGATCGCGGGCACGGCATTCGGCGCGACCTCGCCGGTCGCGACGTTTTCGGGCACGCTGTATGTCGCCGGCGAATTCGCGCCGGGCGGCGCCTTCGCGCTCGAACCGGAGCACGAGGAACGCGGCGTCTATCTCGTGGACGGCGATCTGGAAATCGACGGCACGCCGCTCGAAGTCGGCCAGATGGCCGTGCTCGCGCTCGACGAAACGGTCACGCTGGCGAGCACCCACGGCGCGCGCGTCATGCTGCTCGGCGGCGAGAAGCTGGAGGGCGAGCGCTTTATCGAGTGGAATTTCGTCGCCAGTTCGCGCGAGAAAATCGAAGCCGCGAAGCTCGCATGGACCAATCAGGAAATGGGCAAGGTGCCGGGCGAAACCGAATGGATTCCGCTGCCCCAGCGTAAATGA
- a CDS encoding methylated-DNA--[protein]-cysteine S-methyltransferase, translating into MFNAVIDAPFGKVGIRLEGEAVREIVYLPDSMQSVAPDTPLARRAAEQIERYFERASAKFELPLAPVGTAFQKRVWQAISDIAPGVVLTYGQLARQLGSAPRAVGQACGANYFPIVIPCHRVVSSSGIGGFANHAEDGFFRNVKRWLLAHEGIPYA; encoded by the coding sequence ATGTTCAACGCAGTGATCGATGCGCCGTTCGGCAAGGTCGGCATCCGTCTCGAAGGCGAGGCCGTGCGCGAGATCGTCTATCTGCCGGATTCCATGCAAAGCGTCGCGCCCGACACGCCGTTGGCGAGGCGGGCGGCCGAACAGATCGAACGGTATTTCGAACGTGCTTCGGCGAAATTCGAGTTGCCGCTTGCCCCGGTCGGCACCGCATTTCAGAAGCGCGTCTGGCAGGCCATCAGTGACATTGCGCCGGGCGTCGTGCTGACCTATGGGCAATTGGCGAGGCAACTCGGCAGCGCGCCGCGCGCGGTCGGTCAGGCGTGCGGCGCCAATTACTTTCCGATCGTGATTCCCTGCCATCGGGTGGTAAGTTCGAGCGGCATCGGCGGTTTTGCGAATCACGCCGAAGATGGTTTCTTCCGCAACGTCAAGCGCTGGCTGCTGGCGCATGAAGGCATTCCCTACGCATGA
- the tcdA gene encoding tRNA cyclic N6-threonylcarbamoyladenosine(37) synthase TcdA, giving the protein MSSTTAPSDLTTSLDGSETADRARRFGGIARLYGAPALAAFEGAHVAVIGIGGVGSWVAEALARSAVGTLTLIDLDNVAESNTNRQIHALDGNYGKPKVEAMAERIAAINPFCDVRLIEDFVEPDNFDATLGGGFDYVIDAIDSVRTKTALIAWCVERKQPLITIGGAGGQLDPTRIRIDDLALTIQDPLLSKVRGQLRKQHGFPRGPKARFKVSAVYSDEPLIYPEAAVCDIDTEAEHVSTSPGHTGPVGLNCAGFGSSVCVTASFGFAAAAHVLRALAKQATA; this is encoded by the coding sequence ATGTCCAGCACCACCGCGCCATCCGATCTTACTACCAGCCTCGACGGGAGTGAAACCGCCGACCGCGCGCGGCGCTTCGGCGGCATTGCCCGCCTGTACGGCGCACCGGCGCTCGCCGCCTTCGAGGGCGCGCACGTGGCCGTGATCGGCATTGGCGGCGTGGGGTCGTGGGTGGCCGAGGCGCTCGCGCGCAGCGCGGTCGGCACGCTGACACTGATCGACCTCGACAACGTCGCCGAGAGCAACACTAACCGGCAGATCCACGCGCTCGACGGCAACTACGGGAAACCGAAGGTCGAAGCGATGGCGGAACGCATCGCGGCGATCAATCCGTTTTGCGATGTGCGCCTGATCGAAGACTTCGTCGAGCCGGACAATTTCGACGCCACCCTCGGCGGCGGCTTCGACTACGTGATCGATGCGATCGACAGCGTGCGCACCAAGACCGCGTTGATCGCATGGTGCGTGGAGAGGAAACAGCCGTTGATCACGATTGGCGGCGCGGGCGGTCAACTCGATCCGACGCGCATTCGCATCGACGATCTCGCGCTGACGATCCAGGACCCGTTGCTGTCGAAAGTGCGCGGACAGTTGCGCAAGCAGCACGGTTTTCCGCGCGGGCCGAAGGCCAGGTTCAAGGTGAGCGCGGTGTATTCCGACGAACCGTTGATCTATCCGGAAGCCGCCGTCTGCGATATCGACACGGAAGCCGAGCACGTGAGCACGTCGCCGGGACACACGGGACCGGTCGGTTTGAACTGCGCGGGATTTGGTTCGAGCGTGTGTGTGACGGCGAGCTTCGGTTTTGCCGCGGCCGCGCATGTGCTGCGGGCGTTGGCGAAGCAGGCGACGGCTTGA
- a CDS encoding EamA family transporter, giving the protein MSPKDLLLALVVVVAWGVNFVVIKVGLHGVPPMLLGALRFTLAAVPAVFFIKRPNLPWRWLLAYGATISFGQFAFLFSAMYVGMPAGLASLVLQAQAFFTLIFAAIFLHERFPLPNVVGLVIAAGGLAVIGLQGGHAMTLAGFVLTLCAACSWALGNIVTKKVGKVDLVGLVVWGSLIPPLPFFALSYAFEGPQRIVAALSGISAMSIFAVVYLAFIATLIGYGLWSRLLSRYPASQVAPFSLLVPIVGLASASLFLDEQLSAAQIAGALLVMAGLAVNVFGGWVVQRFSPARRATGASD; this is encoded by the coding sequence ATGTCGCCCAAGGATTTGCTGCTCGCGCTGGTTGTCGTCGTGGCGTGGGGCGTCAACTTCGTCGTGATCAAGGTCGGCCTGCATGGCGTGCCGCCCATGCTGCTCGGCGCGCTGCGCTTCACGCTCGCCGCGGTGCCGGCGGTGTTTTTCATCAAACGGCCCAACCTGCCGTGGCGCTGGCTGCTCGCGTACGGCGCGACGATTTCATTCGGGCAGTTCGCTTTTCTGTTCTCGGCCATGTATGTCGGCATGCCGGCCGGACTCGCTTCGCTGGTGTTGCAGGCGCAGGCGTTTTTTACGCTGATATTCGCGGCCATCTTCCTGCATGAGCGGTTCCCCTTGCCGAATGTCGTGGGTTTGGTGATCGCGGCGGGCGGGCTTGCCGTGATCGGACTGCAAGGCGGCCACGCCATGACGCTGGCCGGATTTGTCCTCACATTGTGCGCCGCGTGCTCGTGGGCGCTCGGCAACATCGTCACGAAGAAGGTCGGCAAGGTCGATCTCGTCGGACTCGTGGTGTGGGGCAGCCTGATTCCGCCGCTGCCGTTTTTCGCGCTGTCGTATGCGTTCGAGGGGCCGCAGCGGATCGTCGCGGCGCTTTCAGGCATCAGCGCGATGTCGATCTTCGCCGTCGTGTATCTCGCGTTCATCGCCACGCTGATCGGCTACGGATTGTGGAGCCGCCTGCTGTCGCGCTATCCGGCAAGCCAGGTCGCGCCGTTTTCGCTGCTGGTGCCGATCGTCGGGCTCGCGTCGGCGTCGCTGTTTCTCGACGAGCAACTGTCCGCGGCGCAGATCGCCGGCGCTTTGCTGGTGATGGCAGGGTTGGCCGTGAACGTGTTCGGCGGCTGGGTCGTGCAGCGGTTTTCACCGGCGCGCCGGGCAACCGGCGCGTCCGATTGA
- the xerD gene encoding site-specific tyrosine recombinase XerD, with protein MSDTLIDDAPAASPLFVASSASIDAFCDALWLEHGLSRNTLDAYRRDLRLFCEWLAQSRDASLDTASEADLNAYSAARQKDKSTSANRRLSVFRRYYGWAVREHRAKVDPTVRIRSAKQPPRFPSTLTEAQVEALLGAPDIDTPLGLRDRTMLELMYASGLRVTELVTLKTVEVGLNEGVVRVMGKGSKERLIPFGEEAHGWIERYLREARPVLLGARATDALFVTNRAEGMTRQQFWNIIKRHALAAGVNAPLSPHTLRHAFATHLLNHGADLRVVQLLLGHTDISTTQIYTHVARERLKSLHAQHHPRG; from the coding sequence ATGAGCGATACCTTGATCGACGACGCGCCCGCCGCGTCCCCTCTCTTTGTTGCAAGCTCGGCATCGATCGATGCGTTCTGCGACGCACTGTGGCTCGAACATGGCCTGTCGCGCAACACGCTCGACGCATACCGCCGCGATCTGCGTCTCTTTTGCGAATGGCTCGCGCAGAGCCGCGACGCTTCACTCGACACCGCGAGCGAAGCCGATCTGAACGCGTATAGCGCTGCACGCCAGAAGGACAAATCGACTTCGGCAAACCGGCGGCTTTCGGTGTTTCGCCGCTACTACGGTTGGGCCGTGCGCGAGCATCGCGCGAAGGTCGATCCGACGGTGCGCATCCGCTCGGCGAAACAGCCGCCGCGTTTTCCGTCGACGCTCACCGAAGCGCAAGTCGAAGCACTGCTCGGCGCGCCCGACATCGATACGCCTTTGGGCCTGCGTGATCGCACGATGCTTGAACTGATGTATGCGAGCGGTTTGCGCGTGACCGAACTGGTCACGCTGAAAACCGTGGAAGTGGGACTGAACGAGGGCGTAGTCCGTGTGATGGGCAAGGGCTCGAAGGAGCGCCTGATTCCATTCGGCGAAGAAGCGCACGGCTGGATCGAACGCTATCTGCGCGAGGCGCGGCCCGTGTTGCTCGGCGCACGCGCAACGGATGCACTGTTCGTGACGAACCGCGCGGAGGGCATGACGCGCCAGCAGTTCTGGAACATCATCAAACGCCACGCGTTGGCGGCCGGTGTGAATGCACCTTTGTCGCCGCATACGTTGCGGCACGCGTTCGCCACGCATCTGCTCAATCACGGCGCCGATTTGCGTGTCGTGCAACTGCTGCTCGGCCACACGGATATTTCGACCACGCAGATCTACACGCACGTGGCCCGCGAACGGTTGAAGTCACTGCATGCGCAGCATCATCCGCGAGGGTGA